The following coding sequences are from one Dreissena polymorpha isolate Duluth1 chromosome 8, UMN_Dpol_1.0, whole genome shotgun sequence window:
- the LOC127842252 gene encoding cyclin-J-like has product MAIEQEWWQNKLAEDIYATLKLREQTVPALQGNSTQLWMRRHLVDWLSEIVGELGVCATAQHLAVHLLDHFMDGLEVEMAYLHLAALTCLLLAVKFEDHCDRIPHISRLNSYVHVNQYNGGQPYTARQFLQMELNILKFANFELCIPTVPHFLPYFLKVAVDEDDLVDGAPISSKGLVETYLHKHAAYFQEIVLQDHMYSEYCPSLVAASCVAAARICLHLTPTWPKQLELMTDFFLEQLLPCIKNMLGTHQRDSNSLTSSSLGYLPSFMADAQSYPPCYLVTPRVQPAVQSQQQEGSVVSSVQSEAHTGRAVSKGVGSGQRYQPYLKTAGRGQARRGGTELAHRPTACVRRTAAVHPLLCLQPLVSDMYASASAVATYGAAVDIGAVVNPGTMLAYTSGMAVPQLCPRIRGS; this is encoded by the exons ATGGCCATAGAACAAGAATGGTGGCAGAACAAACTGGCCGAGGACATATACGCCACTCTCAAACTGAGGGAACAGACAGTGCCTGCGCTGCAGGGAAACTCGACGCAGCTGTGGATGCGGCGCCACCTGGTGGATTGGCTGTCGGAGATTGTTGGGGAGCTGGGGGTGTGCGCCACTGCCCAGCACCTGGCTGTGCACCTGCTTGACCACTTCATGGATGGACTGGAGGTGGAGATGGCCTACCTGCACCTGGCGGCCCTCACCTGCCTCCTCCTTGCAG TGAAGTTTGAGGACCACTGTGATCGTATCCCCCACATCAGCAGGCTGAACTCCTATGTGCACGTAAACCAGTACAATGGGGGTCAGCCCTACACGGCCCGGCAGTTTCTACAGATGGAGCTCAACATTCTCAAGTTTGCAAACTTCGAGCTCTGTATCCCCACCGTGCCACACTTCCTGCCATACTTCCTTAAG GTAGCTGTGGATGAAGATGACCTGGTGGACGGGGCTCCCATCTCCAGCAAGGGCCTGGTGGAGACCTACCTGCACAAACATGCAGCGTACTTCCAGGAGATTGTCTTACAAG ATCACATGTACAGTGAGTACTGCCCGTCCCTAGTGGCCGCATCGTGCGTGGCGGCAGCACGTATCTGCCTTCACCTCACCCCTACGTGGCCCAAACAGCTGGAGCTCATGACTGACTTCTTCCTGGAACAACTGCTGCCCTGTATCAAGAACATGCTAGG GACACACCAGCGTGATTCCAACAGCCTTACCAGCAGTTCCCTAGGTTACCTCCCCTCCTTCATGGCTGATGCCCAGAGTTACCCCCCTTGCTACCTGGTCACTCCCCGGGTACAGCCTGCTGTCCAGTCCCAGCAACAAGAAGGCTCTGTGGTCAGCAGTGTCCAGTCAGAAGCCCACACTGGCCGAGCGGTCAGCAAAGGGGTCGGCAGTGGTCAGCGATACCAGCCCTACCTGAAGACTGCTGGGAGGGGTCAAGCTCGGAGAGGGGGCACTGAACTTGCCCATCGCCCCACAGCCTGTGTTAGACGAACGGCTGCTGTCCACCCACTGCTATGTCTGCAGCCTTTAGTATCAGACATGTATGCTAGTGCTAGTGCTGTTGCTACCTATGGTGCTGCTGTGGACATTGGTGCTGTTGTGAACCCTGGGACCATGCTAGCCTACACCAGTGGCATGGCGGTGCCTCAGCTCTGCCCTCGGATTCGGGGATCATAG